The Helianthus annuus cultivar XRQ/B chromosome 16, HanXRQr2.0-SUNRISE, whole genome shotgun sequence genome includes a window with the following:
- the LOC110920491 gene encoding F-box/FBD/LRR-repeat protein At1g13570-like: MEFIHGTHKAPQDFITNMPDNVVTNILDRLPVQHAVRTSILSRSWRFKWTMLSQLVFDRMFFKYLRKSKGKNNHGGVISRLLLHLSGAITKFVLCINDVLDAEDINHWILFLSRKGIKDLTIRNGDDTPLMLPTHLFSCLELKHVHLFNCCFNPPPTFHGFPNLLSLDLGMDFEENVQLGEFFTKCPLLEILTMEECNVKAVEIAKIKNLKILSLYLCDLDNISIKSSSSIFELVDSLPKLQELHLNFENCDLTEGGDRKRFSAAFPCLKVLKLSSLILDNGMELLCAFELIRSFTNLQTLEITAVTNDWYFGPPPHINYDATGLLQLRSVKFECLKGSENELCLIKFLLACSPFLKKIVIHRRSYIESDERMMFAKKLLMLHRASPAAEIDLFQF; this comes from the exons ATGGAATTCATTCACGGGACACATAAAGCACCACAAGATTTTATTACCAACATGCCTGATAACGTGGTAACAAATATCCTGGATCGATTGCCGGTGCAACATGCAGTGAGGACCAGTATCTTGTCGAGAAGCTGGAGGTTTAAGTGGACTATGCTTAGCCAACTTGTGTTTGATAGGATGTTCTTTAAGTATTTAAGAAAATCGAAAGGTAAAAATAATCATGGGGGAGTTATAAGTAGGCTTCTTCTTCATCTTAGTGGTGCCATTACTAAGTTTGTCCTCTGCATAAATGACGTGTTGGATGCTGAAGATATTAATCACTGGATTTTATTCTTGTCAAGAAAAGGAATTAAGGACCTCACTATTAGGAATGGGGATGACACACCACTTATGTTGCCTACCCATCTCTTCTCTTGTTTAGAGTTGAAACATGTGCATCTTTTTAACTGTTGTTTCAATCCTCCACCTACTTTTCATGGTTTTCCAAACCTGTTGAGCTTAGACTTGGGCATGGATTTTGAAGAGAACGTTCAACTTGGGGAATTTTTTACCAAGTGTCCCTTGCTTGAGATTTTGACCATGGAAGAATGCAATGTAAAAGCTGTTGAGATTGCAAAaattaaaaatctaaaaatattgTCTTTGTACCTTTGTGATCTTGACAATATTAGCATCAAAAGTTCCAGTAGCATCTTTGAGCTTGTGGATTCTCTTCCGAAACTTCAAGAGCTTCATTTGAATTTTGAAAACTGTGAT TTGACAGAAGGTGGTGATAGAAAGAGGTTCTCTGCCGCCTTTCCTTGCCTCAAGGTTCTTAAATTATCAAGTCTAATTTTAGACAATGGTATGGAACTATTGTGTGCTTTTGAATTGATTAGGAGTTTCACGAATCTGCAGACTCTTGAAATCACAGCAGTAACTAATGATTGG TATTTTGGCCCGCCTCCACATATAAACTACGATGCCACGGGGCTGTTGCAGCTTCGAAGTGTGAAGTTTGAATGTTTGAAAGGTTCAGAGAATGAACTGTGTTTGATAAAGTTTTTACTTGCGTGCTCCCCTTTCCTAAAAAAGATTGTTATTCATCGCCGCTCGTACATTGAGTCAGATGAAAGAATGATGTTTGCCAAGAAGTTGTTGATGCTCCATCGAGCCTCTCCCGCAGCTGAAATCGATCTCTTTCAGTTTTAG